In the Dryobates pubescens isolate bDryPub1 chromosome 30, bDryPub1.pri, whole genome shotgun sequence genome, one interval contains:
- the ECD gene encoding protein ecdysoneless homolog, which translates to MEGLLRPAPAEDTVCYRLFAAAAAGPGGEALLRRCAEAIVVRFAPLLASYIWQRQPFGLRYVPPHGETPAHIGGSTLFGDNVEDEWFIVYLIREITREFPGLAARIDDNDGEFLLIEAADFLPKWLNPENSNNRVFFYKGELHIIPLSETDEQECDLSVASPTVSQGLKLLSTRSEECLAAEPIRAAVYKRISGYPEKIQASFHRAHCYLPAGIVAVLRQRPSLVAAAVQAFYLRDPADLRACRCFRTFPPEQRVMTTVTFTKCLYAQLMQQKFVADRRSGYTLPLPSHPQYKAYELGMKLAHGFEILCSKCSEVSPDSKTNVPHGPLWERFLNSLKEKNYFKGQLEGSAKYLELLHMAEDYFQQSVAKPESSAEVSPGDEILTLLRTTTIDLEELERDAACLPPEDDDSWLDITPDDLDQLLKEARNESLPSSNEEEQKYDLEAVAESMKAFVSKVSTHEGAEMPWSSDESHVTFDVDSFTEALDRILGADSEELDSDDLDEEQEFDFSDEDDEDLDAENQGQDQKVSPNELIGSLKSYMNEMDRELAHTNVGKSFTTQKKEASSVKATTSQRAGPDSGAEDPELTPVDVDMNLVANLLESYSAQSGLAGPTSNILQSMGVYLPENADHIASNEASTQ; encoded by the exons ATGGAAGGCCTCCTGCGGCCCGCGCCCGCGGAGGATACCGTGTGCTACCGCCTGTTtgccgcggcggcggcggggccgggcggcgaGGCCTTGCTGCGCCGCTGCGCTGAGGCGATCGTGGTGCGGTTCGCGCCGCTCCTGGCCTCCTACATCTGGCAGCGGCAGCCCTTCGGCCTGCGCTACGTGCCGCCGCACG GCGAAACTCCGGCGCACATCGGCGGCAGCACGCTGTTCGGCGACAATGTGGAGGACGAGTGGTTCATCGTCTACCTCATCCGGGAGATCACCAGGGAGTTCCCGGGGCTGGCTGCCAG GATCGATGACAACGATGGGGAGTTTCTCCTTATAGAAGCAGCTGATTTTCTCCCGAAGTGGCTGAATCCTGAGAATAGCAACAACAGG GTGTTCTTTTACAAAGGAGAGCTGCACATCATCCCACTGTCAGAGACCGATGAGCAGGAGTGTGACCTCTCTGTTGCCAGCCCGACAGTCTCACAGGGGTTAAAGCTATTATCCACCCGGTCTGAGGAGTGCCTGGCTGCAGAACCCATCAGAGCAGCAGTCTATAAACGCATCAGTGG GTATCCTGAGAAGATCCAGGCCTCATTTCACCGAGCCCACTGCTACCTTCCAGCAGGCATCGTGGCGGTGCTGAGGCAGCGCCCGTCCCTGGTGGCTGCAGCGGTCCAGGCCTTCTACCTGCGCGATCCGGCTGACCTGCGGGCGTGCCGCTGCTTCCGAACCTTCCCCCCAGAGCAGCGCGTGATGACCACG GTGACTTTCACCAAGTGTTTGTACGCACAGCTGATGCAGCAGAAGTTTGTTGCGGATAGACGCAGTGGGTACACATTGCCTCTCCCGTCTCACCCTCAGTACAAAGCCTATGAGCTGGGCATGAAACTG GCTCATGGCTTTGAAATTTTGTGCTCCAAATGCAGTGAAGTATCTCCTGATTCCAAGACAAATGTGCCACATGGTCCCCTGTGGGAGAGATTCCTCAAcagcctgaaggaaaaaaattacttcaag GGACAGCTGGAAGGGTCTGCTAAGTACCTGGAACTGTTGCATATGGCAGAAGATTACTTCCAGCAGTCTGTTGCCAAGCCAGAGAG CTCTGCTGAAGTGAGCCCAGGTGATGAAATCTTGACATTACTGCGGACAACCACCATTGATTTGGAGGAACTTGAGAGAGATGCAGCTTGTCTTCCTCCAGAGGATG ATGACAGTTGGCTGGACATCACACCAGATGACCTAGatcagctgctgaaggaggcAAGAAATgagtcccttccttcctcaaaTGAGGAAGAGCAGAAATATGACTTGGAAGCAGTCGCTGAAAGCATGAAGGCTTTTGTATCCAAAGTCTCCACGCATGAAGGAGCAGAAATGCCATG GTCCTCTGATGAATCTCATGTTACCTTTGATGTAGATTCCTTCACAGAAGCCTTAGACAGAATTTTAG GGGCAGACTCAGAAGAGCTGGAttctgatgatctggatgaagagCAGGAGTTTGACTTCTctgatgaggatgatgaagactTAGATGCTGAAAATCAAGGACAGGACCAGAAGGTATCACCTAATGAACTTATAGGCAGTCTCAAGTCATACATGAATGAGATGGATCGTGAACTGGCACATACCAACGTTGGTAAAAGTTTCACCACCCAAAAGAAAGAG GCAAGCTCTGTTAAAGCAACTACATCTCAAAGGGCTGGCCCTGATTCTGGAGCTGAAGATCCTGAGTTGACCCCAGTTGATGTGGATATGAACCTAGTAGCTAACCTGCTCGAATCCTACAGTGCTCAGTCTGGCCTGGCAGGACCCACCTCTAACATTTTACAGAGCATGGGAGTGTATTTACCTGAAAATGCAGACCACATTGCCTCCAATGAGGCATCAACACAGTAA